One segment of Macrotis lagotis isolate mMagLag1 chromosome 1, bilby.v1.9.chrom.fasta, whole genome shotgun sequence DNA contains the following:
- the LOC141492642 gene encoding olfactory receptor 7D4-like isoform X2 gives MFLSFLFLRRKASAMVPENQTQFSDFILLLFSENPDQEGLLFGMFLSIYLVTIVGNLLIMLVVGSDSHLHTPMYFLLSNLSFVDTCVVTTTVPKMLVSFRTLNKAISYADCLTQMFFFSLFAGLDHFLLTAMAYDRFVAICHPLRYAVMMSSWFCGLLVILSWSLAFLNAFLHSLMVTRLSFCTNNQIHHFFCDLPEIMKLSCSDTLINYIVLYFASGLVGFIPLMGILYSYVQIASSIIKIPSVQGKYKAFSTCGSHFCVVSLFYGTVFGVYLTSSFTNTSWRSAVVSAIYAVVTPTLNPFIYTLRNKDIKAALRRLVGRKTSSQ, from the coding sequence aTGTTcctatcatttctctttctcagaaGAAAAGCCAGTGCCATGGTACCAGAAAACCAAACACAATTCAGTGATTTTATCCTCCTCCTATTCTCTGAGAATCCAGATCAGGAAGGACTCCTCTTTGGGATGTTTCTGAGCATATATTTGGTCACAATAGTTGGAAACCTGCTCATCATGTTGGTGGTTGGCTCTGACTCTCATCTCCACACCCCCATGTACTTCTTACTTTCTAATTTGTCCTTTGTGGATACCTGTGTGGTGACCACCACAGTCCCAAAGATGTTGGTGAGCTTCAGGACACTAAACAAAGCCATTTCCTATGCTGACTGTCTTACCCAGATGTTCTTCTTCTCACTTTTTGCTGGTTTGGATCATTTCCTCCTCACTGCTATGGCCTATGATCGTTTTGTGGCTATATGTCACCCTCTACGCTATGCAGTAATGATGAGCTCTTGGTTCTGTGGCTTGCTAGTGATATTGTCCTGGTCACTGGCATTTCTAAATGCCTTTCTTCACAGTCTAATGGTAACACGTCTCTCCTTTTGTACCAACAATCAAATTCATCACTTCTTTTGTGATCTTCCTGAGATTATGAAGCTTTCTTGTTCTGACACTCTCATAAATTATATCGTGTTGTATTTTGCTTCTGGACTGGTAGGTTTTATCCCTCTCATGGGGATCCTTTACTCTTATGTTCAGATTgcttcttcaattataaaaatcCCATCTGTTCAGGGTAAGTATAAAGCCTTTTCTACCTGTGGATCTCACTTCTGtgttgtttccttattttatggCACAGTGTTTGGAGTTTATTTGACATCTTCATTTACCAACACTTCCTGGAGGAGCGCAGTTGTTTCAGCTATATATGCTGTGGTCACACCCACTTTGAACCCCTTTATCTATACACTAAGAAATAAGGACATAAAAGCTGCCCTTAGGAGACTCGTGGGCAGAAAAACCTCTTCTCAGTGA
- the LOC141492642 gene encoding olfactory receptor 7D4-like isoform X1 encodes MVPENQTQFSDFILLLFSENPDQEGLLFGMFLSIYLVTIVGNLLIMLVVGSDSHLHTPMYFLLSNLSFVDTCVVTTTVPKMLVSFRTLNKAISYADCLTQMFFFSLFAGLDHFLLTAMAYDRFVAICHPLRYAVMMSSWFCGLLVILSWSLAFLNAFLHSLMVTRLSFCTNNQIHHFFCDLPEIMKLSCSDTLINYIVLYFASGLVGFIPLMGILYSYVQIASSIIKIPSVQGKYKAFSTCGSHFCVVSLFYGTVFGVYLTSSFTNTSWRSAVVSAIYAVVTPTLNPFIYTLRNKDIKAALRRLVGRKTSSQ; translated from the coding sequence ATGGTACCAGAAAACCAAACACAATTCAGTGATTTTATCCTCCTCCTATTCTCTGAGAATCCAGATCAGGAAGGACTCCTCTTTGGGATGTTTCTGAGCATATATTTGGTCACAATAGTTGGAAACCTGCTCATCATGTTGGTGGTTGGCTCTGACTCTCATCTCCACACCCCCATGTACTTCTTACTTTCTAATTTGTCCTTTGTGGATACCTGTGTGGTGACCACCACAGTCCCAAAGATGTTGGTGAGCTTCAGGACACTAAACAAAGCCATTTCCTATGCTGACTGTCTTACCCAGATGTTCTTCTTCTCACTTTTTGCTGGTTTGGATCATTTCCTCCTCACTGCTATGGCCTATGATCGTTTTGTGGCTATATGTCACCCTCTACGCTATGCAGTAATGATGAGCTCTTGGTTCTGTGGCTTGCTAGTGATATTGTCCTGGTCACTGGCATTTCTAAATGCCTTTCTTCACAGTCTAATGGTAACACGTCTCTCCTTTTGTACCAACAATCAAATTCATCACTTCTTTTGTGATCTTCCTGAGATTATGAAGCTTTCTTGTTCTGACACTCTCATAAATTATATCGTGTTGTATTTTGCTTCTGGACTGGTAGGTTTTATCCCTCTCATGGGGATCCTTTACTCTTATGTTCAGATTgcttcttcaattataaaaatcCCATCTGTTCAGGGTAAGTATAAAGCCTTTTCTACCTGTGGATCTCACTTCTGtgttgtttccttattttatggCACAGTGTTTGGAGTTTATTTGACATCTTCATTTACCAACACTTCCTGGAGGAGCGCAGTTGTTTCAGCTATATATGCTGTGGTCACACCCACTTTGAACCCCTTTATCTATACACTAAGAAATAAGGACATAAAAGCTGCCCTTAGGAGACTCGTGGGCAGAAAAACCTCTTCTCAGTGA